One stretch of Trichomycterus rosablanca isolate fTriRos1 chromosome 3, fTriRos1.hap1, whole genome shotgun sequence DNA includes these proteins:
- the abhd16a gene encoding phosphatidylserine lipase ABHD16A: MAVSLWFRCLFGPNLHRIHRPPDHSRPDHRTVRRGVDYQPRSLERHTDSIIGWALLLWSLSYYSSPLLLCYLYRKGYICSSKLVPFSQYVGTALVCLLGVACLRGLGRWRNSEYVQFISILDETRKNHTPSNKKKLSAYDFDFSHWPADFSWNEAGSQKSKGGVSLLKPEPKHRGAADSLLGSVRTLPCHIISYLITHSFGRRMLYPGSVGLLQKAMRPMLREGQAKLIEDYGGQRNKLMACDGNEIDTMFVDRRETRGSNSKTLVICCEGNAGFYEVGCMNTPLEGGYSVLGWNHPGFAGSTGVPFPQNEANAMDVVIQFAVHKLGFSLSDIVVYAWSIGGFTASWAVMSYPEIQAVVLDASFDDLLPLALKVMPDSWRPLVTYTVRQYMNLNNAEQLCKYNGPVLLIRRTKDEIITTTGPEDIMSNRGNDLLLRLLHFRYPKVMTEDSVNAVREWLAATSTRNAELVYSKFQVDDDWCLPVLQSYQSDKEAPFPWSVGEDMTMEGRRQLALFLAQKYMRNFETTHCTPLPISEFRVPWKL, translated from the exons ATGGCTGTTTCACTATGGTTCCGCTGCTTGTTTGGTCCCAATCTGCACCGGATTCACCGCCCACCGGATCACTCCCGACCCGATCACAGGACCGTAAGGAGG GGTGTAGATTACCAGCCAAGAAGTTTGGAAAGACACACTGACAGTATCATTGGTTGG GCGTTATTGTTGTGGTCCCTGTCATATTACAGCTCCCCACTTCTTCTGTGCTATCTCTATAGgaaag GTTATATCTGCTCCAGTAAGCTTGTTCCTTTTAGCCAGTACGTTGGCACAGCACTGGTCTGTTTGCTGGGTGTGGCCTGTCTGAGAG GCTTGGGACGCTGGAGAAACTCTGAGTATGTTCAGTTCATCTCCATCCTGGATGAGACCAGGAAGAACCACACGCCTAGCAACAAG AAAAAACTTTCTGCATATGATTTCGACTTCTCACACTGGCCAGCAGATTTCAGCTGGAATGAAGCAGGCAGTCA GAAGTCAAAAGGGGGCGTTTCACTGCTGAAGCCAGAGCCCAAACACAGAGGCGCAGCAGACAGTCTGCTGGGTTCAGTACGGACATTACCATGTCATATCATCAG CTATCTCATAACCCACTCGTTTGGTCGGAGGATGCTCTACCCGGGCTCTGTGGGGCTGCTGCAGAAGGCCATGAGACCCATGCTGAGAGAAGGCCAAGCCAAGCTTATTGAAGAC TACGGTGGGCAGAGAAACAAGCTGATGGCGTGTGACGGAAATGAAATTGATACTATGTTTGTGGATCGGAGAGAAACCAGAGGTTCAAACAGCAAAACTTTG GTGATCTGTTGTGAGGGGAATGCAGGCTTCTATGAAGTGGGCTGCATGAACACTCCACTGGAAG GTGGGTACTCAGTCCTGGGCTGGAATCATCCAGGATTTGCTGGCAGTACA ggTGTGCCGTTTCCTCAGAACGAAGCCAACGCGATGGACGTGGTCATCCAGTTCGCTGTGCACAAATTGGGATTCAGTTTGAGTGACATTGTTGTGTATGCCTGGTCAATAGGAGGCTTTACGG CTTCTTGGGCAGTAATGTCCTATCCTGAGATTCAAGCCGTGGTTCTAGACGCTTCATTTGATGACCTCCTGCCCCTCGCCTTGAAGGTCATGCCCGACAGCTGGC GACCGTTGGTGACTTACACAGTCCGGCAGTACATGAACCTCAACAACGCAGAGCAGCTGTGCAA GTATAACGGACCAGTGCTGTTGATCAGAAGAACTAAAGATGAAATCATCACCACAAC GGGACCAGAGGACATAATGTCCAACCGAGGCAATGACCTGCTGCTCAGACTACTTCACTTTAG GTATCCTAAGGTAATGACCGAGGACAGCGTCAATGCGGTCAGAGAATGGCTGGCAGCCACTTCAACCCGAAATGCAG agTTGGTGTACTCCAAATTTCAGGTGGATGATGACTGGTGTCTACCTGTTCTTCAGTCCTATCAGTCAGACAAGGAAGCACCTTTCCCCTGGAGTGTCG GTGAGGACATGACAATGGAAGGCAGACGGCAGCTTGCACTCTTCCTG